The following are encoded together in the Pedobacter sp. D749 genome:
- a CDS encoding M57 family metalloprotease — protein MKTTNFLSIAAACLLLTNLYSCKSNNTENAVESKTEISADKLSQIKSLGFSTDNIRKIDEGYLVEGDILLTDDNLAEPSTDANLNIAETEQYRTTNLVKSLPRVITVSVTNLPQVYSDAVNTMISRYNSLGLRITFRRANAGTTGNINVVGFNEGPSGGFITLGSAGFPTSSGQPFNQIRMNTNSAAYGSNPNLLYLASVIQHEVGHCIGFRHTDYMNRAFSCGASGAGNEGASNVGAVRIPGTPSNPDAASFMLACSNGGNRTFNANDVIAVNYLYK, from the coding sequence ATGAAAACAACTAATTTTTTATCGATTGCAGCAGCATGCCTTCTTCTCACGAACCTATACTCTTGTAAGAGTAATAATACAGAAAATGCAGTAGAAAGCAAGACTGAAATTTCAGCAGACAAGTTATCACAGATCAAATCCTTAGGCTTCAGTACCGACAATATCCGTAAGATAGACGAAGGTTATTTGGTGGAAGGCGATATCCTTTTAACTGACGACAATTTAGCTGAACCTTCTACTGATGCAAATTTAAACATTGCCGAAACTGAACAGTACCGAACCACAAACCTGGTTAAATCGTTGCCACGTGTAATAACAGTATCGGTAACCAATTTGCCGCAGGTATATAGCGATGCTGTAAACACCATGATTTCGAGATACAACTCTTTGGGTTTACGTATCACTTTCCGCAGGGCTAACGCCGGAACAACCGGAAACATTAATGTAGTAGGTTTTAACGAAGGTCCGAGTGGTGGTTTTATTACCTTAGGTTCTGCTGGTTTTCCTACTTCATCAGGTCAGCCTTTTAACCAGATCAGAATGAACACCAATTCAGCTGCATATGGTTCTAATCCTAATTTGCTGTACCTGGCTTCAGTAATCCAGCATGAAGTTGGCCATTGCATTGGTTTCCGTCATACAGATTATATGAACCGTGCTTTTAGCTGTGGTGCAAGTGGTGCAGGCAATGAAGGCGCATCGAATGTTGGCGCTGTAAGAATACCAGGAACACCTTCTAATCCTGATGCAGCTTCATTCATGTTAGCCTGTTCTAACGGCGGCAACCGCACTTTCAATGCAAATGATGTAATTGCTGTAAATTACCTTTACAAATAA
- a CDS encoding PepSY-like domain-containing protein has protein sequence MAAFLLVGGIASSSAQDINQKDVPSVIKAAFNKAYPKATDVDWEKKGANYEVDFNVGSVDHKATYTFSGKTLSFEKDIPNGKLPAVIAKNIKAKYPKGRIDDVDWINTAGKITYKIDIEGTPDVNVWYDASGKFIKEVAD, from the coding sequence TTGGCAGCATTTCTCTTGGTTGGAGGGATTGCCAGTAGCAGCGCTCAAGATATAAATCAAAAAGATGTTCCATCTGTTATTAAAGCGGCATTTAATAAAGCTTATCCGAAAGCAACAGATGTAGACTGGGAAAAGAAAGGCGCAAACTATGAAGTCGATTTTAATGTAGGAAGCGTTGATCATAAGGCTACTTACACTTTTTCAGGTAAAACACTTTCTTTTGAAAAGGATATCCCAAATGGCAAATTGCCAGCAGTAATTGCTAAAAATATTAAAGCAAAATATCCAAAAGGCAGGATTGATGATGTTGACTGGATTAATACTGCCGGAAAAATAACCTACAAAATCGATATTGAGGGTACACCCGATGTAAATGTTTGGTATGATGCCAGTGGAAAGTTTATCAAAGAGGTAGCCGATTAA
- a CDS encoding DPP IV N-terminal domain-containing protein, producing the protein MNKLYKLLLGAQFLSLTVAAQNKTFTITENIQPQPKANYQLASRFSPNKLKKMVYSTTVDPHWLKLSNRFWYTFESPKGKFWYLVDPASKNKKLMFDNAKLAADITLIVRDPFDAEHLPLENLKFAADEKSISFEIKSTVDELKQDRKDKKAADSMQKKIFSFKYELASAKLTEVPNFSKPKPKPSWGSVAPDSSAIIFSRNYNLFWMDKDNYKKAVKNEDDSTIVEHQLTKDGIKFYSYGSDGDGENNVENEKNNKKRRGAYVLWSPNSKYFVLDRTDSRKVKDLWVINSVTPGRPTLETYKYQMPGEAEAPQDEILLFDFATKSYKKMNVAAFKDQSISVWGKPSLNKDRDNEFRPSIWLGNDSRFYFSRTSRDLKRIDIGTVDIATGKVTPLIDERFNTYVEVNRPGLVNDGKELIHWSERDGWAHFYLFDGNGKLKNQITKGAFHCESIVNIDEKKRILYFTANGREGKEDPYYLHLYSINFDGSNMKLLNAGDFDHLANMNDNNTFFVDNYSRVNTAPKATLYDGSGKKVMDLETTDLSLLVAAGYKFPEPFKVKADDGITDLYGVMYKPFDFDPNKKYPIIEYVYPGPQTEAVNKAFSKSMDRTERLAQFGYIVITVGNRGGNPSRSKWYHTYGYGNLRDYGLADKKTAIEQLAAKYSYIDESKVGITGHSGGGFMSTAAMLVYPDFFKAAVSNAGNHDNSIYNRWWSEKHHGVKETISLKGDTSFKYSIDKNPDLAKNLKGHLLLMHGDVDNNVHPANSIRVANALMKAGKRFDFLIIPGQRHGFGDMTEYAFWKLADHFNKYLIGDFSDPSNVDLVEMDRDIEQNGK; encoded by the coding sequence ATGAATAAACTTTACAAACTCCTGCTCGGTGCGCAGTTTTTATCTTTAACTGTTGCTGCACAAAACAAAACCTTTACCATTACCGAAAATATTCAGCCACAGCCTAAAGCAAATTATCAGCTTGCATCGCGTTTTTCGCCCAATAAGTTGAAGAAAATGGTTTATTCTACCACTGTAGATCCACATTGGCTAAAATTGAGCAACCGATTCTGGTACACTTTCGAAAGTCCAAAAGGGAAATTCTGGTACCTGGTAGATCCTGCATCAAAAAACAAAAAACTGATGTTTGATAATGCTAAACTGGCAGCAGATATTACCCTGATTGTTCGGGATCCATTTGATGCAGAACATTTACCGCTCGAAAACTTAAAATTTGCAGCCGACGAAAAAAGCATTTCTTTCGAAATCAAAAGCACGGTTGATGAGCTAAAACAAGATAGAAAAGATAAAAAAGCCGCAGATTCTATGCAGAAAAAAATATTTTCTTTCAAATACGAATTGGCCAGTGCAAAATTAACTGAGGTACCAAATTTCAGTAAACCAAAGCCTAAACCATCATGGGGATCTGTAGCACCAGATTCTTCAGCCATCATCTTCTCCCGTAACTACAACCTGTTTTGGATGGATAAAGACAACTACAAAAAAGCGGTTAAAAATGAAGATGACAGCACCATTGTAGAGCACCAGCTCACTAAAGATGGCATTAAATTCTATTCGTACGGAAGTGATGGCGATGGTGAGAACAATGTGGAGAACGAAAAAAACAATAAAAAACGTCGCGGCGCTTATGTGCTTTGGTCGCCGAATTCAAAATATTTTGTTTTGGATAGAACCGATTCGCGCAAGGTTAAAGATCTTTGGGTAATTAATAGTGTTACGCCTGGTCGGCCAACTTTAGAAACTTATAAATACCAGATGCCCGGAGAGGCCGAAGCTCCTCAGGATGAAATCTTGCTGTTCGATTTTGCTACGAAGTCTTATAAAAAAATGAATGTTGCCGCATTTAAAGATCAAAGTATTTCGGTATGGGGCAAACCATCATTAAATAAAGACCGTGATAACGAATTCCGCCCATCTATTTGGTTGGGTAACGATAGCAGGTTCTATTTTTCGCGTACCAGCCGCGATTTAAAACGTATTGACATTGGTACGGTTGATATTGCTACAGGTAAGGTTACGCCATTAATAGACGAACGTTTTAATACGTATGTTGAAGTTAATCGCCCGGGTTTGGTTAACGATGGTAAAGAGTTGATTCATTGGAGTGAGCGCGATGGCTGGGCACATTTTTATCTTTTTGATGGAAATGGGAAGCTGAAAAACCAAATTACCAAAGGTGCTTTCCACTGTGAGAGTATTGTAAATATCGACGAGAAAAAACGCATTCTTTATTTTACCGCTAATGGAAGGGAAGGCAAAGAAGATCCTTATTATCTGCATCTGTACAGTATTAATTTCGATGGTTCGAACATGAAACTGTTAAATGCAGGCGATTTTGATCATCTGGCAAATATGAATGATAACAATACTTTCTTTGTTGATAATTATTCGAGAGTAAATACTGCACCAAAAGCTACACTTTACGACGGAAGCGGAAAAAAAGTGATGGATCTTGAAACTACAGATCTTTCCTTGCTGGTGGCGGCAGGTTACAAATTTCCTGAGCCTTTTAAAGTAAAAGCAGATGACGGCATAACTGATCTGTATGGCGTAATGTATAAACCTTTCGATTTTGACCCTAATAAAAAGTATCCGATCATCGAATATGTTTACCCAGGGCCACAAACAGAGGCGGTAAATAAAGCTTTCAGCAAAAGTATGGACCGTACCGAGCGTTTAGCGCAATTTGGTTATATCGTAATTACGGTTGGCAACCGCGGCGGAAACCCTTCACGTTCTAAATGGTACCATACTTATGGTTACGGCAATCTGCGCGACTATGGTTTAGCTGACAAAAAAACTGCTATTGAGCAATTGGCCGCAAAATATTCTTACATAGACGAGTCGAAGGTGGGTATTACCGGTCACTCTGGTGGTGGTTTTATGTCTACAGCCGCCATGTTGGTTTATCCGGATTTCTTTAAAGCTGCGGTTTCGAACGCAGGAAACCATGATAATAGTATTTACAACCGTTGGTGGAGCGAGAAACACCATGGTGTAAAAGAAACCATTTCATTAAAGGGCGATACCTCATTTAAATATAGCATTGATAAAAATCCTGATCTGGCCAAAAACTTAAAAGGACATTTGTTATTGATGCATGGCGATGTAGACAACAATGTGCACCCGGCAAACTCAATCCGTGTAGCCAATGCGCTAATGAAAGCAGGTAAACGTTTCGATTTCCTGATTATTCCAGGTCAGCGCCATGGTTTTGGAGATATGACAGAATATGCTTTCTGGAAACTGGCCGATCATTTTAACAAATATCTAATTGGCGATTTTTCTGACCCAAGTAATGTTGATCTGGTAGAAATGGACAGAGATATTGAGCAAAACGGAAAATAA
- a CDS encoding polysaccharide deacetylase family protein — protein MKYSFLTLITAGAILFASCQSKSQTENSANKDSAEKNTKTEASTGTPVDVSKIKVADAKTILARKQVPILCYHQVRNWKPTDGKVGKDYIVEIQNFKDQMKMLADSGYHTILPDQLYAYLNTGAALPSKPIMLTFDDTDMDQFTIVRPTLEKLGYKAVYFIMTVSIGRKGKFVDYMTKEQIKQLSDEGNVIGSHTYDHKNFKKYAGKDWEEQLDKPTKKLEEITGKKMTEFAYPFGLWNAEGIPELKKRGFRMAYQLSTKRDEKDPLFTIRRIIASGYWSPKTLSNSIKNSF, from the coding sequence ATGAAATACAGCTTTTTAACCTTAATAACAGCCGGAGCAATCTTATTTGCCAGCTGCCAATCTAAATCTCAAACAGAAAATTCTGCCAATAAAGATTCTGCCGAAAAAAATACCAAAACAGAAGCAAGTACCGGAACACCAGTTGATGTTTCGAAAATTAAAGTTGCTGATGCTAAAACCATTTTAGCCAGAAAACAAGTGCCAATTTTATGTTACCACCAGGTAAGAAACTGGAAACCAACTGATGGTAAAGTAGGTAAAGACTATATTGTAGAAATCCAGAACTTTAAAGATCAGATGAAAATGCTGGCCGATAGCGGTTACCACACCATTTTACCAGATCAGCTTTATGCTTACCTGAACACTGGTGCTGCCCTACCGAGCAAACCGATTATGTTAACTTTTGATGATACCGATATGGACCAGTTTACCATTGTACGCCCAACTTTAGAAAAACTGGGCTATAAAGCGGTTTATTTTATCATGACCGTTTCGATAGGTAGAAAAGGCAAATTTGTGGATTACATGACGAAAGAGCAGATTAAACAACTTTCAGATGAAGGAAATGTGATCGGCAGCCATACGTATGACCATAAAAACTTTAAAAAATATGCCGGTAAGGATTGGGAAGAGCAATTAGATAAACCAACCAAAAAACTGGAAGAAATTACCGGCAAAAAAATGACCGAATTCGCCTATCCTTTTGGCTTATGGAATGCAGAAGGCATCCCTGAGCTTAAAAAACGTGGTTTTAGAATGGCTTATCAACTATCAACCAAACGTGATGAAAAAGACCCGTTGTTTACCATCCGCCGGATTATTGCAAGTGGTTACTGGTCGCCAAAAACATTGAGCAACAGCATTAAAAATAGCTTTTAA
- a CDS encoding polysaccharide deacetylase family protein, giving the protein MKGFLLYALVSILLLTSCQPSKASKEKTAVANPTEKVKIDSANTKPADNKTILAKREVPVLCYHQIRNNIASDSKRAHDDIIAPDKFKQHMKMLADSGYHSILPDQLYNYLVYGAKLPEKPIMITFDDTDEDQFTIGNSTLKKYGFKGVYFIMTVSIGKKGRISYMTKEQIKQLADEGNTIASHTYDHKNFAQFTNADWTTQIDEPTKKLEQITGKKIEYFAFPYGVFKSSTLHKLKEHGFKASFILSTSRDENFPLYTIRRIIDPGRYTAKNLYYSINKSFNKTKS; this is encoded by the coding sequence ATGAAAGGTTTCCTGCTCTATGCTTTAGTTTCAATACTACTTTTAACCTCTTGCCAGCCCTCTAAGGCTTCAAAAGAAAAAACAGCAGTTGCAAATCCTACCGAAAAGGTTAAAATAGATTCGGCAAATACCAAACCTGCCGATAACAAAACCATTTTGGCAAAAAGAGAGGTTCCTGTACTGTGTTATCACCAGATCAGGAATAATATTGCTAGTGATAGTAAAAGAGCACATGACGATATTATTGCTCCTGATAAATTTAAGCAGCACATGAAAATGCTGGCCGATAGTGGTTACCACTCTATTTTACCCGATCAGTTGTACAATTACCTGGTTTACGGTGCTAAATTACCCGAAAAGCCTATTATGATTACTTTCGATGATACGGATGAAGACCAATTCACGATTGGCAACAGCACATTGAAAAAGTACGGTTTTAAAGGTGTTTATTTTATCATGACGGTATCTATCGGGAAAAAAGGCCGCATTAGTTACATGACTAAAGAGCAGATTAAACAATTAGCTGATGAAGGAAATACCATCGCCAGCCATACCTACGATCATAAAAACTTTGCACAGTTTACCAATGCCGACTGGACCACTCAAATTGATGAACCCACAAAAAAACTGGAGCAGATTACTGGAAAAAAAATAGAATATTTTGCTTTTCCTTACGGAGTTTTCAAATCATCTACTTTGCATAAACTAAAGGAACATGGCTTTAAGGCTTCATTTATTCTGTCTACTTCAAGAGATGAAAACTTCCCGCTTTACACCATCAGAAGAATAATTGATCCGGGAAGATACACGGCAAAAAACTTATATTACAGCATAAACAAGAGTTTTAACAAAACAAAATCTTAG
- a CDS encoding DUF3298 and DUF4163 domain-containing protein produces MKYSFLFCLFGLAIISACNSPKNGTNTSKTTDSTVNVKAGLTESFYKRLEGTIAGKKVVMHLQKVDDDVSGFYYYDGSWLNLSTDTLIGKDSMVLTEYSFYESYFTQDSKSPHLKLKWNGNGFDGTWESGDETKKYPIALKEKYPEGSYQFNAGIYEDSVKAFANQAKSPAAQISFEYLESKNSDEYGNWLNTELKKILGIKAQVERTNGFKNIAADYFKDYKLQVAEQNSNGDDYEAWMNYTNNSQQSVNYNDNGYVVIDFLADAYTGGAHGNYSSVMYCLDVKNKKQMVLSDIVKIDSNTLQGILERNLRKEYNIKAKDALSTVLFDDFIKPNNNFYFNANGIAFMYNPYEVASYAQGQIVVFIPYSDLKAYLVPAFAQRMGVK; encoded by the coding sequence ATGAAGTATTCTTTTCTTTTTTGCCTTTTTGGATTAGCGATAATATCAGCGTGTAACAGTCCTAAAAACGGAACCAATACCAGCAAAACTACAGATAGTACGGTTAATGTAAAAGCCGGGCTTACCGAGAGTTTCTATAAGCGGTTAGAAGGCACCATTGCAGGCAAAAAGGTAGTCATGCATCTGCAAAAAGTTGATGACGATGTAAGCGGTTTTTATTATTACGATGGCTCATGGCTTAACCTCTCAACCGATACGCTAATCGGGAAAGATAGCATGGTACTTACCGAGTATAGTTTTTATGAATCATACTTTACGCAGGATTCAAAATCACCACATTTAAAATTAAAATGGAATGGAAATGGTTTTGACGGCACATGGGAAAGTGGCGATGAAACAAAAAAATACCCGATTGCCCTGAAAGAAAAATATCCTGAAGGAAGTTATCAGTTCAATGCAGGCATTTACGAAGATTCGGTTAAAGCTTTTGCCAACCAGGCCAAATCGCCAGCTGCGCAGATCAGCTTTGAATACCTGGAAAGTAAAAATTCAGATGAATACGGCAACTGGTTAAATACTGAACTTAAAAAGATATTGGGAATAAAAGCGCAGGTTGAACGGACAAATGGTTTTAAAAATATTGCTGCAGACTATTTTAAAGATTATAAATTGCAGGTTGCCGAACAAAATAGCAATGGTGATGATTATGAGGCCTGGATGAATTACACCAACAACAGTCAGCAATCGGTTAATTATAACGATAATGGTTATGTGGTAATCGATTTCCTGGCTGATGCTTATACCGGCGGCGCACATGGTAATTATAGCAGTGTGATGTATTGTTTGGATGTGAAGAACAAAAAACAAATGGTATTGAGCGACATTGTTAAAATTGATTCGAATACTTTACAGGGTATTTTAGAACGCAATCTTCGCAAAGAATATAATATTAAAGCCAAAGATGCTTTAAGCACTGTGCTTTTTGATGATTTTATAAAACCAAATAATAACTTTTATTTCAATGCGAACGGCATCGCTTTTATGTATAACCCATACGAAGTAGCAAGTTACGCTCAAGGGCAAATTGTAGTGTTTATTCCTTATTCGGATTTAAAGGCTTATTTGGTGCCGGCTTTTGCGCAACGGATGGGGGTTAAGTAG